The genome window CCAAAAAGCAGGTTATGCTAACTGCCCCGAAAAACAGAAAGGCGCGGGAAGTGGACCTTTCAGCCGCCACCATAAAAGCATTGCGTGAGCTGAAGGCGGTGCATGGCGAGGAGTATCAGGGCGCTATCTTTATAACGAAGGCAGGTAAAAGGCTTCACTACGACGTCATCAGCAGGCACTACCGCAAGATAAGGCCGCGTCCTGTAGGTTTGCATGCATTGAGGCATACATACGCTACAATGCGCATTGCCAAGGGTGATAACATTGTGGATGTAAGCAACCAGCTAGGCCACCATGATGCCGGTTTCACCTTGAGGAGATACGCTCACTGGCTGCCGCGGGCTCACAAGGCGCAGGTGGATGAACTGGACTACCTGCACCTTACGCACCCTGACCGCACCCAGGAGGAGCAAACCCGCATGGTTATGCACTAGGCGGACTATTTCATATTATGGTGACGCGTTGGCACAAGCCACTACCACCTTGCCCGAAGGAATAGAACCATGAAAGACCGCCGCAGGGATCCAGCCCACCTGCAGAGGTGGCTGACAGCTTTGCTCCTCGTACCAGTTCTGGCAGGAGTCATTGCCCTGGGACCCGGTTGGAGCGTATTGCTGCTGGTAG of Deltaproteobacteria bacterium contains these proteins:
- a CDS encoding tyrosine-type recombinase/integrase codes for the protein KKQVMLTAPKNRKAREVDLSAATIKALRELKAVHGEEYQGAIFITKAGKRLHYDVISRHYRKIRPRPVGLHALRHTYATMRIAKGDNIVDVSNQLGHHDAGFTLRRYAHWLPRAHKAQVDELDYLHLTHPDRTQEEQTRMVMH